The Eremothecium gossypii ATCC 10895 chromosome IV, complete sequence genome contains a region encoding:
- the GAS5 gene encoding 1,3-beta-glucanosyltransferase (Non-syntenic homolog of Saccharomyces cerevisiae YOL030W (GAS5)): protein MRLGANLAAVTLALAVANAASDSSSSSMAPIEVRGNAFFKKGSDKRFYIRGVDYQPGGTGELVDPLADTEICKRDVENFKELGLNAIRVYTVDNTKDHDECMKMLADAGIYLILDVNTPKASISRFNTECSYNANYLQHVFATVDAFQKYDNLLGFFAGNEVINDKDTTETAPYVKAVVRDMKKYMKAKKYRKIPVGYSAADVAENRVLAAQYFNCGDDEDARIDMLGVNDYSWCGSKTFRTSGYSEKMNLYEGYSVPIFLSEYGCNTMPGAREFGEVSSIFSEKMSSLFSGGLAFEYSMEGNNFGLVEIKGGKVKKLEDFENLKKQYAEAKDPEGDAGYSKDGKPASCPPYDKGTWDADTKLPEMPKDAEAFFKGKTPKPNSLDLETQSNCGGLKDSGDSSAKGGSSSSASSASSGATATAKAESSSSAAPESSSSAAGAYNAARVPLAFYWVLGAASYLI from the coding sequence ATGAGATTGGGCGCGAATCTTGCTGCAGTGACATTGGCCCTCGCCGTCGCCAATGCGGCATCCGACAGCTCGTCGAGCTCTATGGCGCCCATCGAGGTGCGCGGAAATGCCTTCTTCAAGAAGGGCAGCGACAAACGGTTCTATATCCGTGGTGTGGACTACCAGCCTGGCGGAACGGGCGAATTGGTGGACCCATTGGCCGACACCGAGATCTGCAAGCGTGATGTGGAGAACTTCAAGGAACTCGGACTGAACGCCATCCGCGTTTACACCGTGGACAACACGAAGGACCATGACGAGTGTATGAAAATGCTTGCTGACGCAGGCATCTATCTCATCCTGGACGTCAACACGCCTAAGGCGTCCATTTCGCGGTTTAACACCGAATGCTCGTACAATGCGAACTACCTGCAGCACGTATTCGCCACCGTCGATGCGTTCCAGAAGTATGACAACCTACTGGGGTTCTTCGCCGGAAATGAGGTGATCAACGACAAAGACACCACCGAGACCGCGCCATATGTCAAGGCAGTTGTCCGCGACATGAAGAAGTACATGAAGGCCAAGAAGTACAGAAAGATCCCAGTTGGCTATAGTGCAGCTGACGTTGCCGAGAACCGTGTGTTGGCCGCACAATACTTCAACTGTGGTGACGATGAAGATGCCCGTATCGACATGCTTGGTGTCAATGACTACTCTTGGTGTGGTTCGAAGACCTTCCGGACATCTGGGTACTCAGAGAAGATGAACTTGTACGAGGGCTACTCAGTTCCAATCTTCCTCTCAGAGTACGGGTGTAACACGATGCCCGGTGCTAGAGAATTCGGTGAGGTGAGTTCCATCTTCTCTGAGAAGATGTCTTCCCTATTCTCCGGTGGGCTCGCCTTCGAGTACAGTATGGAGGGGAACAACTTTGGACTGGTTGAAATTAAGGGCGGCAAAGTGAAGAAGCTAGAAGACTTCGAGAATTTGAAGAAGCAGTACGCGGAAGCCAAGGACCCAGAGGGTGATGCAGGTTACTCTAAGGACGGCAAGCCTGCTTCTTGTCCACCTTATGATAAGGGTACGTGGGATGCCGACACAAAGCTTCCAGAGATGCCCAAGGATGCTGAGGCTTTCTTCAAGGGAAAAACGCCTAAGCCAAACTCTCTGGACCTGGAGACCCAGTCCAACTGTGGGGGCTTGAAGGACAGTGGCGATTCATCAGCCAAAGGAGGATCTTCGTCCTCGGCTTCCTCGGCTTCGTCCGGCGCTACGGCGACGGCAAAGGCGGAATCAAGCAGTAGCGCTGCTCCTGAGTCCTCGTCCAGTGCCGCCGGTGCTTATAATGCCGCGCGTGTCCCACTGGCTTTCTACTGGGTGCTCGGAGCAGCGTCCTACCTAATTTGA
- a CDS encoding ADL020Wp (Syntenic homolog of Saccharomyces cerevisiae YOR008C (SLG1)), producing the protein MRLGVMTRRNMSMHDQILWWVSLALSTFVVLGTDLSSNEHFGEWINLKDAGEMGCFAQLPSSFTKKKLDGQTSYTCFLECREVGTRYMALFNRDYCLCGNSRPDGAKSESCNLGCKQYPGENCGGPNAYFVYNIAPDKNGESSSALASSSTQGAASSSTTDPAGAGGKNPTTTNGERPDATPTTKAEGATTPTVAPSAAVTTTPAAAGGNTLTTEVIATTLRVTNSAGVYQTTVTAVASSTPSSDSAPEPEHKKKGPPTSTLVGAIVGSLVGLLFLIFLLIYFLRRMYARREQERMEKEYQEAIKPVDYEEAMYMTPTLPEGKELERSETTKLNPFDDTRRISTGSLIDSSPVTANHILTVVNPDQ; encoded by the coding sequence ATGAGGCTGGGAGTCATGACCCGCCGTAATATGAGCATGCATGATCAAATACTCTGGTGGGTATCGCTGGCTCTTTCGACTTTTGTGGTGCTGGGAACGGATTTGTCTAGCAATGAGCACTTCGGGGAGTGGATAAATTTGAAGGATGCCGGCGAGATGGGATGCTTTGCCCAACTGCCATCAAGCTTCACCAAGAAAAAGCTGGATGGGCAGACCTCGTATACCTGCTTCTTGGAGTGTAGGGAGGTCGGTACGCGCTACATGGCGCTCTTCAACAGGGACTACTGCCTATGTGGAAATTCGCGTCCGGATGGCGCGAAGTCTGAGTCGTGCAATTTAGGGTGTAAGCAGTATCCAGGCGAGAACTGTGGAGGTCCGAACGCATACTTCGTGTATAATATTGCCCCCGATAAAAATGGAGAGAGCTCTTCGGCCTTGGCCTCGTCCTCCACGCAGGGTGCTGCCAGTAGTTCTACTACAGATCCAGCCGGAGCAGGGGGTAAAAATCCTACAACAACTAACGGTGAACGGCCGGATGCGACACCCACCACTAAGGCCGAAGGCGCAACAACCCCGACGGTCGCGCCCTCTGCCGCAGTTACCACCacgcctgccgccgcaGGTGGCAATACCCTCACCACCGAAGTGATTGCGACTACACTTCGGGTCACCAACTCGGCCGGCGTGTACCAAACAACTGTCACAGCCGTCGCATCGAGCACCCCATCCTCGGACAGCGCACCGGAGCCGGAGCACAAGAAAAAAGGGCCTCCCACTAGCACCCTGGTGGGTGCGATCGTCGGCTCTCTCGTGGGCTTACTTTTCCTGATATTTTTGCTCATATATTTCCTGCGTCGCATGTATGCTCGCCGCGAGCAGGAACGGATGGAAAAGGAATACCAGGAGGCCATCAAGCCTGTCGACTACGAGGAGGCTATGTATATGACCCCCACGCTTCCGGAGGGAAAGGAGCTGGAGCGTTCCGAAACCACGAAACTCAACCCGTTCGACGATACACGCAGAATAAGCACCGGCTCACTCATCGACAGCTCGCCGGTCACAGCCAACCACATTTTAACTGTGGTCAACCCAGACCAGTGA
- the CUB1 gene encoding Cub1p (Syntenic homolog of Saccharomyces cerevisiae YPL260W), which produces MSVLTDSPDEQELAVVPYDEVEILNYFTDVRNLLSRLKQDRNQYLNSRDVMATYQAVLTKVRLLDQVRKQRHGAEDTTGGFTLIHSAALHNRVDSVLDDVFQLLSLSFLTVGLKNTAPATYASLSTVQRLLEHMEEANVYTYSDLRPIKERLDEIGEIVEKNSYMSMVEDEAPLDELAEEKRLNKLEEDLLVRAKLQHCVDSYQKVKSKPATIPPELQPLSDKLFHIRRELLSLAASAKTDRAAGEGSTERSTTPASPNTLASRLKDLESMILEVESHRDDSGKFISPDDPDTVPQKGQSALNGLLDDCRNLFGDLSHQTSGVLHLDPQLQPIYEELLEIKTTLENLLVTRRWTLRETDLFAYQKRLAELDNLRVNRKSPSSSSASKGQALILYLLRRCYATIYKLLESSEPVSESLQKIHNQLSTVRRCLFELKRMGGVDSERDLYPYQMKLASLDNMRVDGKFYDADGNIPEGQGTLNALLAECFDILHEMKIEAEVREEQLPQVNEDDAGEYNSSPCIEMTKDPTDRDVAADTSSTSRYLSVQAADNDDNDDLSAHYSEHSYEEEETRNTYD; this is translated from the coding sequence ATGAGCGTTCTTACAGACTCGCCTGACGAACAAGAACTGGCTGTGGTGCCCTACGATGAGGTGGAAATCCTGAATTATTTCACGGACGTCAGAAACTTGTTGTCACGGCTCAAGCAGGATCGGAATCAATACCTGAATTCTAGGGATGTAATGGCAACATACCAAGCTGTGCTAACCAAAGTGCGACTTTTGGACCAGGTCCGTAAGCAGAGGCATGGCGCCGAGGACACTACGGGGGGCTTTACGCTCATCCACTCCGCAGCGCTCCATAACAGGGTTGACTCTGTTCTAGATGATGTTTTCCAGCTGCTCTCGCTAAGCTTCCTTACAGTGGGGCTCAAAAACACCGCACCGGCGACGTACGCGTCTCTGAGCACCGTGCAGCGCCTTTTGGAGCATATGGAGGAGGCCAATGTGTATACGTATAGCGACCTGCGGCCGATTAAGGAGAGGTTAGACGAGATAGGCGAGATAGTGGAGAAAAACAGCTACATGAGTATGGTGGAAGACGAAGCCCCTCTAGACGAACTGGCCGAGGAAAAGCGTCTGAATAAGCTTGAAGAGGATTTACTAGTCCGTGCGAAGCTGCAGCACTGCGTAGACAGCTATCAGAAGGTTAAGTCAAAGCCGGCGACCATTCCGCCTGAGCTGCAGCCTCTCAGCGATAAGCTGTTCCATATCCGGCGCGAATTGCTTTCGCTAGCGGCCTCTGCAAAGACGGACAGGGCCGCTGGAGAAGGCTCGACTGAGCGTAGCACTACGCCCGCCTCCCCAAATACCCTTGCCAGCCGACTAAAAGACCTTGAGAGCATGATTTTGGAGGTTGAGTCACATAGGGATGATTCCGGAAAATTCATCTCCCCCGATGACCCAGATACGGTCCCACAAAAGGGTCAATCAGCGCTTAATGGGTTGCTAGATGACTGCCGCAACCTGTTCGGAGACTTATCTCACCAGACAAGTGGTGTACTGCACTTAGACCCGCAGCTCCAGCCAATATATGAGGAACTGCTCGAGATTAAGACCACTCTCGAGAATCTGCTTGTCACGAGAAGGTGGACGCTGAGGGAAACTGATCTTTTTGCCTACCAGAAGCGGCTTGCAGAGCTGGACAACCTACGAGTAAACCGCAAATCGCCGTCCAGCTCGTCAGCTTCCAAGGGTCAGGCGCTAATTTTGTATCTCTTGAGGAGATGTTACGCAACCATCTACAAGCTGCTGGAGTCCAGTGAGCCCGTGTCCGAGTCGCTGCAAAAGATCCATAACCAGCTTTCCACCGTGCGCCGATGCTTGTTTGAATTGAAAAGAATGGGTGGGGTCGACAGCGAGCGGGATCTCTATCCATACCAAATGAAACTGGCCTCATTGGATAACATGCGTGTCGACGGGAAGTTTTACGATGCAGACGGTAACATACCAGAGGGGCAAGGCACCCTGAATGCGCTCCTGGCCGAATGCTTCGACATACTGCACGAAATGAAAATCGAAGCAGAGGTAAGGGAGGAGCAGCTCCCCCAGGTCAACGAAGACGACGCCGGGGAATACAACTCGTCGCCCTGCATAGAGATGACCAAAGATCCCACCGACCGCGACGTGGCCGCCGACACAAGCTCCACCTCCCGATACCTATCCGTGCAAGCGGCCGACAACGACGACAACGACGACCTTTCAGCTCACTACAGCGAGCACAGTTACGAGGAAGAAGAAACTAGAAATACATACGACTGA
- the DOT5 gene encoding thioredoxin peroxidase DOT5 (Syntenic homolog of Saccharomyces cerevisiae YIL010W (DOT5)), whose protein sequence is MATELRRSTRLATRKASDASEYAESKLPLTKRVRKAPKTDAPKKVATDAPKKVVTEAPKKEAGAAKKVETPKKAAAAEASTGPGGELQVGDVLPEITLKNQDQADVKLSDVVKKNKIVVLFAYPKASTPGCTRQACGFRDNYQELQKHAVVFGISADSVKSQKSFQQKQKLPFDLLSDPKRELIGALGARKTAQTGVIRSHWVFVDGKLGSKRIKISPEMSIADGLSEVLLFAKKSLAGNPGKT, encoded by the coding sequence ATGGCAACAGAACTACGGCGATCGACAAGGCTGGCTACGAGAAAGGCCAGCGATGCTTCAGAATATGCGGAGAGCAAATTGCCCTTGACCAAGCGTGTGCGCAAAGCGCCCAAGACGGACGCTCCCAAGAAGGTGGCCACGGACGCCCCCAAGAAAGTTGTCACGGAGGCTCCAAAAAAGGAGGCGGGGGCCGCGAAGAAGGTAGAGACGCCCAAGAAGGCGGCCGCAGCGGAAGCGTCTACGGGCCCAGGCGGCGAGCTGCAAGTTGGTGATGTGCTGCCTGAGATTACCCTCAAGAACCAAGATCAGGCGGATGTGAAACTCAGCGATGTGGTCAAAAAGAACAAGATTGTGGTGCTCTTCGCATACCCGAAGGCCAGCACGCCCGGCTGCACGCGGCAGGCGTGCGGGTTCCGCGACAACTACcaggagctgcagaagcaTGCCGTGGTGTTCGGGATAAGCGCCGATTCCGTCAAGTCACAGAAGTCGTTCCAACAAAAGCAGAAGCTTCCCTTCGATTTGTTGTCCGACCCCAAGCGCGAGCTGATTGGCGCCCTGGGCGCTCGCAAGACCGCCCAAACAGGTGTGATTCGGTCCCACTGGGTTTTCGTTGACGGGAAGCTTGGGTCCAAGCGCATCAAGATTTCGCCTGAAATGAGTATAGCTGACGGCCTCAGCGAAGTTTTACTGTTTGCGAAGAAGTCTCTCGCGGGTAACCCTGGAAAGACCTGA
- the APM1 gene encoding Apm1p (Syntenic homolog of Saccharomyces cerevisiae YPL259C (APM1)): protein MTSGIYFCDSKGKLLLSRRYKDDIPANAIEQFPHLLIEKEQESSVLPPCFSFNGVQYLFIQHNDLYVLTLTKSMSINVAQVFSYLHKLIEVLEEYMKVVEEESIKDNFVIIYELLDEMMDHGIPQITDTKMLRQYITQKSFKLIRSAKKKKNVVRPPATLTNSVSWRPEGIVYKKNEAFLDVVESINMLLTQQGQVLRSEILGKVKVKSRLSGMPDLKLGLNDKGIFAQGDDDDDEEGASGGTKKKSNIELEDLKFHQCVRLTKFENEKIITFIPPDGDFELMSYRLSTPIKPLIWCDVKLQVHSRSRIEIHCRAKAQIKKKSTANNVEILIPVPEDADSPKFRYSHGTIKWVPSQNAILWKIKSFPGGKDYSMAAEMGLPSVSDNSDHKLKRPVQIKFQIPYFTTSGIQVRYLKINEPKMQYNSYPWVRYITQSGDDYTIRM from the coding sequence ATGACTTCTGGGATATACTTCTGTGATTCCAAAGGGAAGTTGCTTCTCTCGAGGCGGTACAAAGACGACATCCCAGCCAATGCCATTGAACAGTTCCCGCACCTGCTAATTGAGAAGGAGCAGGAGTCCAGCGTTTTGCCGCCCTGCTTCAGCTTCAACGGGGTGCAGTATCTGTTCATCCAGCACAATGACCTTTATGTTCTGACTCTGACCAAATCGATGTCGATCAACGTTGCGCAGGTGTTCTCGTACCTGCACAAGCTGATCGAGGTGCTGGAGGAGTACATGAAGgtggtggaggaggagtcGATCAAGGACAATTTTGTGATCATCTACGAGTTGCTGGACGAAATGATGGATCACGGGATTCCGCAGATCACGGACACCAAGATGCTGCGCCAATACATCACACAAAAGTCCTTCAAGTTGATCCGGTCggcgaagaagaagaagaacgTGGTGCGGCCGCCGGCAACGCTAACAAATTCGGTAAGCTGGCGACCCGAGGGGATTGTATATAAGAAGAACGAAGCCTTTTTGGACGTGGTGGAATCGATCAACATGCTGCTGACGCAGCAGGGGCAGGTGTTACGGTCGGAGATTCTGGGCAAGGTGAAGGTGAAATCCAGGTTGTCGGGCATGCCGGACCTCAAGCTTGGGCTCAACGACAAGGGTATCTTTGCGCAGGGagacgacgacgacgacgaagaGGGGGCTTCTGGTGGAACCAAAAAGAAGTCCAACATTGAGTTGGAGGACTTGAAGTTCCACCAGTGTGTGAGACTGACCAAGTTTGAGAACGAGAAGATAATCACATTCATACCGCCCGACGGGGATTTCGAATTGATGAGCTACAGGCTATCAACACCGATCAAGCCTTTGATCTGGTGCGACGTGAAGCTACAGGTCCATTCGCGCTCCAGGATAGAGATCCACTGCCGAGCCAAGGCCCAAATCAAAAAGAAATCTACCGCTAACAATGTGGAGATCTTGATACCTGTCCCAGAAGACGCTGATTCCCCTAAGTTCCGCTACTCACATGGCACCATCAAGTGGGTCCCCAGCCAGAATGCTATACTATGGAAGATCAAATCTTTCCCCGGTGGTAAAGATTACTCAATGGCAGCTGAAATGGGACTTCCATCTGTCAGTGACAACTCTGATCACAAGCTTAAGCGCCCGGTACAGATAAAGTTCCAAATCCCATACTTCACTACCTCTGGTATCCAAGTCCGTTACCTGAAAATCAACGAGCCGAAAATGCAGTACAACAGCTACCCATGGGTTCGCTATATAACTCAGAGTGGTGATGACTATACAATAAGAATGTGA
- the EST3 gene encoding telomerase subunit EST3 (Syntenic homolog of Saccharomyces cerevisiae YIL009C-A (EST3); no intron; ribosomal slippage at consensus CTTAGTT site): MPKVVLASRAHKADSIFLREWLVDAVVPALERSGACAPWAGVECFIPALPPATATLSLEPTVIQNPKRFLRIVRFTRVHDFAVCAVARDAGCCILVEFTPHCVSNFERRYHQRITSSTVNSLFVIGNTSLLFYARSDAAAAFEVPALMNGSSTLPVLRVGDCAIFDQDQVESHRRFPLVQEHPRFVQSLDMAMQGSVLSRYT; the protein is encoded by the exons ATGCCAAAAGTGGTCCTTGCTTCCCGTGCGCACAAGGCGGATTCGATATTCCTCCGGGAGTGGCTCGTAGATGCAGTCGTCCCTGCCCTCGAGAGGTCTGGCGCCTGCGCACCGTGGGCAGGCGTGGAGTGCTTCATTCCTGCCTTACCCCCCGCCACAGCGACATTATCGCTCGAACCCACGGTTATACAAAACCCCAAACGCTTCCTGCGCATTGTGCGTTTCACGAGAGTGCATGACTTCGCCGTGTGCGCGGTCGCACGCGACGCTGGCTGTTGCATCCTT GTTGAATTTACGCCCCATTGTGTCTCCAACTTCGAGCGCCGTTATCACCAGCGAATCACGTCCAGCACTGTCAACAGCCTCTTTGTGATAGGCAACACTAGTCTACTGTTTTACGCTCGGTCAgacgccgcagctgcgTTTGAGGTGCCCGCCTTGATGAATGGATCTTCCACTCTGCCTGTACTCCGTGTCGGCGATTGCGCAATCTTCGATCAGGACCAAGTAGAGTCACATCGACGCTTCCCACTGGTACAAGAGCACCCGAGGTTCGTGCAGTCCTTGGATATGGCTATGCAAGGCTCGGTATTAAGTAGGTATACATAG
- a CDS encoding 2-isopropylmalate synthase (Non-syntenic homolog of Saccharomyces cerevisiae YNL104C (LEU4)): MPYYSDPSAKYKPFVNSVKLTNRQWPSRTIEKAPRWLATDLRDGNQSLPDPMSFDEKKLMLNKLVEMGYKEIEVAFPSASNIDFEFTQYAVKAVPDDVYVQVLSPCREELISRTIESLRGARNAIVHIYLATSACFRNVVFGKMTEEESIKKAAACTALVRKLTKDDPSQQGTNWMFEFSPETFSDTEPEFVIKICEAVKEAWGPSKDVPIIFNLPATVEVATPNIFADQVEYFATHISEREKVCISLHPHNDRGCAVAAAELAQMAGADRVEGCLFGNGERTGNVDLVTLGLNLYTQGVSPNIDFSDMSSIIDVVEKCNKISVHPRAPYGGQLVVCAFSGSHQDAIKKGFSQYEKDLVTAQEKHGPEAVVPWKVPYLPLDPGDIGRTYEAIIRVNSQSGKGGASWIILKNMGLDLPRGLQVDFSRVVQRETENLQRELKCQELIDLFAGEYFLSTPCDSQIRLVDYDFSRHQGVCSLKVQISVNNETRDMEGTGNGPISCFVNAVNSAVGANLNVNDYHEHSLGNRSNSQAATYISLESDQALQWGVGIHEDVTEASFLCLISCINGLRRSGSFSFF, translated from the coding sequence ATGCCGTACTATTCAGATCCATCAGCCAAGTACAAACCTTTCGTGAACTCTGTTAAACTCACAAACCGCCAATGGCCGTCTAGAACCATTGAAAAAGCGCCTAGATGGTTAGCTACGGACCTGAGGGATGGAAACCAGTCCCTACCGGACCCTATGAGTTTCGACGAGAAGAAGCTCATGCTCAATAAACTAGTCGAGATGGGCTATAAGGAAATAGAGGTTGCATTCCCAAGCGCCTCAAATATAGACTTTGAGTTCACGCAATATGCTGTCAAGGCTGTTCCCGACGACGTGTACGTCCAGGTTCTTTCCCCTTGTAGAGAGGAATTGATATCAAGAACAATAGAATCCTTAAGGGGGGCCCGGAACGCGATAGTTCATATATATCTAGCGACATCCGCGTGCTTTCGCAATGTGGTATTTGGTAAAATGACAGAGGAAGAGTCAATTAAGAAAGCTGCTGCCTGTACCGCGTTAGTTCGCAAATTAACGAAGGATGACCCAAGTCAGCAAGGTACGAACTGGATGTTTGAATTTTCGCCCGAAACCTTCAGTGACACCGAGCCTGAGTTCGTGATCAAAATTTGTGAGGCTGTTAAAGAAGCATGGGGCCCATCAAAGGATGTCCCGATTATATTTAATTTGCCAGCCACGGTAGAGGTAGCCACACCGAATATTTTTGCCGACCAAGTGGAGTACTTTGCGACCCATATTAGTGAGCGGGAGAAGGTTTGCATATCCTTACATCCACATAACGACAGAGGTTGTGCAGTAGCCGCCGCCGAACTTGCACAGATGGCCGGCGCTGATCGTGTAGAAGGTTGCTTGTTTGGGAATGGTGAACGGACAGGAAATGTGGATTTGGTGACTCTTGGTTTAAACCTATACACACAGGGGGTGTCTCCAAATATTGACTTCAGCGACATGAGCTCAATTATTGACGTGGTGGAAAAATGTAACAAGATCTCAGTTCATCCGCGTGCGCCCTATGGAGGGCAGCTTGTTGTGTGTGCTTTCAGCGGCTCGCACCAGGACGCAATCAAAAAAGGATTCAGCCAATACGAGAAGGATCTTGTTACTGCACAGGAAAAACACGGGCCAGAAGCTGTTGTACCTTGGAAAGTGCCATATCTTCCATTGGATCCCGGCGACATCGGTAGAACTTACGAAGCTATCATCCGTGTAAACTCACAATCAGGAAAGGGAGGTGCCTCATGGATAATCCTAAAGAACATGGGCCTCGATCTACCTCGTGGATTGCAAGTTGATTTCTCTAGAGTTGTTCAACGTGAAACTGAGAACTTGCAAAGAGAACTAAAATGCCAGGAGCTTATTGACCTATTTGCAGGAGAATACTTCCTCAGTACCCCATGCGACAGTCAAATCCGGCTTGTGGACTATGATTTTAGCCGCCACCAGGGCGTCTGCAGTTTAAAGGTCCAGATTTCGGTGAACAACGAAACAAGAGATATGGAAGGTACTGGAAATGGTCCAATTTCTTGCTTCGTGAATGCTGTTAACAGTGCTGTCGGAGCGAACCTCAATGTCAACGATTACCACGAACACTCCTTGGGAAACCGGTCAAACTCTCAGGCTGCAACCTACATATCTCTCGAGAGTGATCAGGCATTGCAGTGGGGCGTGGGCATCCACGAGGATGTCACTGAGGCCTCGTTCCTATGTTTGATTTCATGTATCAATGGACTCAGGAGATCAGGAAGCTTCTCCTTTTTTTAG
- the URM1 gene encoding ubiquitin-related modifier URM1 (Syntenic homolog of Saccharomyces cerevisiae YIL008W (URM1)), which translates to MVQVQVEFLGGLDVIFSKQRKHQVSVEGANGSVTVGDLIDYIVSNMIQKQKDVSVFLEDNTIRPGILTLINDTDWELEGEKEYVLEDGDIVSFTSTLHGG; encoded by the coding sequence ATGGTGCAGGTGCAAGTAGAATTCCTTGGTGGCCTCGATGTCATATTTTCTAAGCAACGGAAACATCAGGTTTCTGTAGAGGGAGCGAACGGCTCAGTCACGGTAGGTGATCTCATAGACTACATCGTTTCAAATATGATCCAAAAACAGAAAGATGTGTCCGTCTTTCTCGAGGATAATACTATTCGGCCAGGTATATTGACCTTGATTAATGACACTGACTGGGAACTTGAAGGGGAAAAGGAATATGTCCTTGAGGATGGAGATATTGTATCCTTTACCTCTACTCTACACGGAGGATAA
- the NAS2 gene encoding Nas2p (Syntenic homolog of Saccharomyces cerevisiae YIL007C (NAS2)), producing MSEFDAIVGDLNRLTLDPSIRTQIETIKTLSLAELFALKKTVEDELGRLFDLLQNTHKCDLTNPLVTPDGFPRSDVDIVQVRILRRNINMLRNDLKAIIDHCNNVMSPEFQSKRAEQPASRHGVSYELKIPFAVVTELTVDSPSSRAGILVGDKIVKVGNIHAGNHQKLSAVGMTVRQSKDKQLSIRVLRKDGAFYDLTLTPSEWAGPGLLGCRLSEL from the coding sequence ATGAGTGAATTTGATGCTATTGTTGGAGATCTCAATAGGTTAACCCTAGATCCTAGCATTCGAACGCAGATTGAGACTATCAAGACATTATCCCTTGCGGAACTCTTCGCACTTAAGAAGACGGTGGAGGATGAGCTTGGAAGGCTCTTTGATCTCCTGCAGAACACCCACAAGTGTGATCTCACAAACCCGCTGGTGACACCCGATGGATTCCCACGTTCCGATGTTGACATTGTCCAGGTCCGTATCCTACGGCGTAATATTAACATGCTGCGAAATGATCTGAAGGCCATTATCGACCACTGCAACAATGTTATGAGCCCTGAGTTTCAAAGTAAACGCGCCGAGCAGCCAGCTTCTCGGCATGGTGTGTCTTATGAGCTCAAGATTCCATTTGCTGTCGTTACGGAATTAACAGTTGACAGTCCGTCATCTCGCGCGGGTATCTTAGTGGGTGATAAAATAGTCAAGGTAGGTAATATCCACGCTGGCAACCATCAAAAACTCTCCGCTGTTGGTATGACGGTCAGACAGAGTAAAGACAAACAGTTGTCTATCAGAGTTTTGCGGAAGGATGGTGCCTTCTACGATTTAACTCTTACCCCATCAGAATGGGCTGGTCCTGGTTTACTAGGTTGCAGGCTTTCAGAACTATAG